The Actinomycetota bacterium genome includes a region encoding these proteins:
- a CDS encoding GNAT family N-acetyltransferase: MSAGGRIRHPLEGKLVRLRAPEPEDAARLNPLFNDPEVLAGLSFPFPQPVSGFEEWIRTSRTSDSEVNLIIETLDGEPIGGCGLRFLNLRNRSANLGIWIGKPHWNHGYGTDAVRTLCRFAFRHLNLHRIDLHVYATNPRAIRSYEKVGFQQEGTLREAQFVGGQHVDEYVMGLLAHELIDQ; this comes from the coding sequence ATGAGCGCTGGCGGACGGATCCGGCATCCGTTGGAAGGGAAGCTGGTCCGTCTTCGGGCCCCGGAGCCCGAGGACGCGGCCCGCCTCAACCCGCTGTTCAACGACCCCGAGGTCCTGGCCGGCCTGAGCTTCCCGTTCCCGCAGCCGGTCTCGGGCTTCGAGGAGTGGATCCGCACGTCGCGAACCTCCGACAGCGAGGTCAACCTCATCATCGAGACCCTCGACGGCGAGCCGATCGGCGGCTGCGGCCTCCGCTTCCTCAACCTTCGCAACCGGAGCGCGAACCTCGGCATCTGGATCGGCAAGCCCCACTGGAACCACGGCTACGGCACCGACGCCGTCCGCACCCTCTGCCGCTTCGCCTTCCGCCACCTGAATCTCCACCGAATCGACCTCCACGTCTACGCGACAAACCCGAGAGCGATCCGCTCGTACGAGAAGGTCGGTTTCCAACAAGAGGGCACGCTCCGAGAAGCGCAGTTTGTCGGTGGCCAGCACGTCGACGAGTACGTGATGGGCCTCCTGGCGCACGAGCTCATCGACCAATAG
- a CDS encoding AAA family ATPase: MPRCGVCGEDNPERAKFCLNCGATLQAAPAPSRETRKTVTVVFSDVTGSTQLGERLDPETLRRLMSRYFAEMKTVLERHGGTVEKFIGDAVMAVFGIPVLHEDDALRACRAAVEMREALAAMNKEVERDLGVSIVARTGVNTGEVVAGDPAAGQTLVTGDAVNTAARLEQAAPPGDVLIGDPTYRLVRDAVVAEPVEPVAAKGKAEPVPAYRLLEVHPTALGHARRLDSPMVGRDRELNLLLQAFDRTSSERSCHLFTVLGSAGVGKSRLVAEFLGRVGDRGTVLRGRCLPYGEGITFWPVAEAVKQAAGIEDGDTPERARERIAELVASEEHGQVVAGHVSQVLGLIADSAVPEETFWAIRALFEALARRRPVVLVLDDVHWGEATLLDLVEHIADWSRDAPILLVCLARPELLDARPAWGGGKMNSSSILLEPLSAEDASTLVHNLVGAADLPTQVADRITEAAEGNPLFVEEMLGMLIDEGLLVREGGAWAPVGDLSTVSVPPTIQALLAARLDRLGIDQRAVIERASVVGKEFWRGAVMELTQEPLRPAVPESLMALVRKELIRPGRSAFAGDEAFRFRHLLIRDAAYDSIPKEVRAELHERFAAWLERATGDRVVEYEEILAYHLEETVRYRSELGQTDQRTAALGEEAAERLASAGRRALARGDMTAAANLLGRAVKLLPNNSEFRAWLLPDLVEARIEHGDLASGVEALDEADRAAEALGDVGLGWRARILRAFLNMSMDPSGSQASALPLLEQADRELDAIGDVSGRALVWNRKGLLLFWLGSCAEGLEAMEQALALARAAADRRVEIDSLALLFGPLLWGPTPVNEAERAARGLQGTQRLEAFALGLRSYLAALTGRADEARALSIECLRILRDIGNRLMVAVGQAIFVGEVFKLAEDLETAERIQRAGVDELAAMGETGYLSTAAGYLADTLLSLGKPEEASRYVEMARDLGQEDDFSTQVLWRRAHGLILSRQGRHEEAEATLRDSLAIVERSDYLVEHADVLAALAEALGSAGRPEEAARRVRQAIAMYERKGATLLADRARSQLAELESHG; this comes from the coding sequence ATGCCGCGCTGTGGTGTCTGCGGTGAGGACAATCCCGAGCGGGCGAAGTTCTGCCTGAATTGCGGGGCGACGCTCCAGGCCGCGCCGGCTCCCTCCCGCGAGACCCGCAAGACCGTCACGGTGGTGTTCTCCGACGTCACCGGCTCCACGCAGCTGGGGGAGCGCCTGGACCCGGAGACCCTCCGGCGACTGATGTCCCGGTACTTCGCCGAGATGAAGACAGTGCTGGAACGGCACGGGGGGACCGTGGAGAAGTTCATCGGGGATGCCGTCATGGCGGTGTTCGGGATCCCGGTGCTCCACGAGGACGACGCCCTGCGGGCCTGCCGGGCTGCCGTGGAGATGCGGGAGGCCCTGGCCGCCATGAACAAGGAGGTGGAACGGGACCTGGGGGTGAGCATCGTGGCCCGCACAGGCGTGAACACCGGTGAGGTGGTGGCGGGCGATCCCGCTGCCGGGCAGACCCTGGTCACCGGCGACGCCGTGAACACGGCCGCCCGCCTGGAACAGGCCGCTCCGCCGGGGGACGTGCTGATCGGCGATCCGACCTACCGCCTGGTCCGGGACGCGGTGGTGGCCGAGCCGGTCGAGCCCGTCGCCGCGAAGGGCAAGGCAGAGCCGGTCCCGGCGTACCGGCTCCTCGAGGTGCATCCCACCGCGCTCGGGCATGCCCGCCGCCTCGACTCGCCGATGGTGGGACGGGACCGCGAGCTCAACCTGTTGCTCCAGGCGTTCGACCGGACGTCCTCCGAACGCTCCTGCCACCTGTTCACCGTCCTGGGCTCGGCGGGCGTGGGCAAGTCCCGGCTGGTGGCGGAGTTCCTGGGGCGGGTGGGCGACCGCGGCACGGTGCTGCGGGGCCGGTGTCTGCCCTACGGCGAGGGGATCACGTTCTGGCCGGTCGCGGAAGCCGTCAAGCAGGCCGCGGGGATCGAGGACGGCGACACGCCGGAGCGGGCCAGGGAGCGAATCGCGGAGCTGGTGGCATCCGAGGAGCACGGGCAGGTGGTGGCCGGCCATGTCTCGCAGGTGCTCGGCCTCATCGCCGACTCCGCCGTCCCCGAGGAGACGTTCTGGGCGATCCGCGCGCTGTTCGAGGCCCTGGCCCGGAGGCGGCCGGTGGTGCTGGTCCTCGACGACGTCCACTGGGGCGAGGCCACCCTCCTGGACCTCGTCGAGCACATCGCCGACTGGTCTCGGGACGCTCCGATCCTGCTGGTGTGCCTGGCTCGGCCGGAGCTGCTCGACGCACGCCCCGCGTGGGGCGGCGGCAAGATGAACTCGTCCTCGATCCTGCTCGAGCCGCTGTCCGCGGAGGACGCGTCCACGCTCGTCCACAACCTGGTCGGGGCGGCCGACCTCCCCACACAGGTGGCTGACCGCATCACCGAAGCCGCCGAAGGCAACCCGCTGTTCGTCGAGGAGATGCTCGGCATGCTCATCGACGAGGGCCTGCTGGTTCGGGAGGGCGGCGCATGGGCTCCCGTCGGGGACCTGTCCACGGTGTCCGTTCCACCGACCATCCAGGCGCTCCTGGCGGCGCGGCTGGACCGGCTCGGGATCGACCAGCGCGCCGTGATCGAGCGGGCCTCGGTGGTGGGCAAGGAGTTCTGGCGGGGCGCCGTGATGGAGCTCACGCAGGAGCCGCTTCGACCGGCCGTCCCGGAGAGCCTGATGGCCCTCGTGCGGAAGGAGCTCATCCGGCCGGGGCGTTCAGCCTTCGCCGGCGATGAGGCCTTCCGGTTCCGGCACCTGCTGATCCGCGACGCGGCCTACGACTCCATCCCAAAGGAGGTCCGCGCGGAGCTCCACGAACGCTTCGCCGCCTGGCTGGAACGGGCCACCGGCGATCGAGTCGTCGAGTACGAGGAGATCCTGGCGTACCACCTGGAGGAGACCGTCCGGTACCGCTCGGAGCTGGGGCAGACGGACCAGCGGACAGCGGCGCTCGGTGAGGAGGCGGCCGAGCGGTTGGCGTCCGCCGGACGCCGCGCGCTGGCCCGGGGCGACATGACCGCCGCCGCGAACCTTCTCGGTCGTGCCGTGAAGCTGTTGCCGAACAACTCCGAGTTCCGGGCCTGGCTTCTGCCCGATCTCGTCGAAGCGCGGATCGAACACGGCGACCTTGCCAGTGGCGTCGAGGCACTCGACGAGGCAGACCGAGCCGCAGAAGCCCTGGGCGACGTCGGGCTCGGGTGGCGCGCCCGGATCCTCCGGGCATTCCTGAACATGTCCATGGATCCAAGCGGCAGCCAGGCGTCGGCCCTGCCACTGCTCGAGCAGGCCGACCGGGAGCTCGACGCGATCGGAGATGTGTCGGGCAGGGCTCTTGTCTGGAACCGGAAGGGGTTGCTGTTGTTCTGGCTGGGATCGTGCGCGGAGGGCCTGGAGGCCATGGAGCAAGCCCTGGCGCTCGCCCGCGCTGCCGCCGACCGTAGGGTGGAGATCGACAGCCTGGCGCTCCTCTTCGGCCCGCTGCTGTGGGGCCCGACCCCGGTCAATGAAGCGGAGCGCGCGGCCCGCGGGCTTCAGGGCACGCAGCGGCTGGAGGCCTTCGCGCTCGGGCTCCGCTCCTACCTGGCCGCCCTCACCGGACGGGCGGATGAGGCCCGAGCACTGAGCATCGAGTGCCTCCGTATCCTGCGGGACATCGGGAATCGGCTCATGGTGGCCGTGGGCCAGGCCATATTCGTCGGCGAGGTGTTCAAGCTGGCCGAGGACCTCGAGACGGCCGAGCGGATCCAACGCGCAGGCGTGGATGAACTCGCCGCAATGGGCGAGACCGGGTACCTCTCGACCGCCGCCGGATATCTCGCCGACACGTTGCTGTCGCTGGGGAAGCCCGAGGAGGCATCCCGGTACGTGGAGATGGCACGGGATCTCGGGCAGGAGGACGATTTCTCCACGCAGGTCCTCTGGCGGCGGGCGCACGGGCTCATCCTGTCCCGCCAGGGCCGCCACGAGGAGGCGGAGGCCACGCTGCGGGATTCCCTGGCCATCGTGGAACGCAGCGACTACCTGGTGGAGCACGCCGACGTGCTGGCCGCGCTCGCGGAGGCGCTCGGCTCGGCGGGCCGACCGGAGGAGGCCGCGCGACGCGTGCGCCAGGCGATCGCCATGTACGAGCGAAAGGGCGCGACGCTGCTGGCAGACCGGGCACGCTCGCAGCTGGCGGAGCTCGAATCTCACGGCTGA
- a CDS encoding acyl-CoA dehydrogenase family protein produces the protein MLHPLFTPEHEELRASVRAFVESELAPHAAEWERAGEFPNSVFERMGDLGLLGLRYPPEYGGQGGDWGHAIVLAEELARGGSGGVGMAIAVQSEMATPPIHRYGTEEQRKRYLVPAIRGEKIACLGITEPNAGSDVAAIETTAVRDGDGWVINGRKMFITNGVRADFCLLVTRTDKPAGYDGFSLFLVDTSTPGYGVSRKLDKLGMRSSDTAELVLDDVRVPGDALVGTEGKGFYQIMWELQGERLIGVAGSVAGAWLAMQRTLEYAKERRAFGHSISEFQVIKHRFAEMATELEAARQLTYDTALAWERGEYPVKQISMAKLYSGVVVNRVMNECLQVHGGYGYSADSWVQRAWRDTRLLRIGAGTDEVMREVISKLMGTAGGIQFAP, from the coding sequence ATGCTCCACCCCTTGTTTACGCCCGAGCACGAGGAGCTTCGGGCCAGCGTGCGGGCGTTCGTGGAGTCCGAGCTGGCGCCGCACGCGGCGGAGTGGGAGCGCGCGGGCGAGTTCCCGAACTCGGTGTTCGAGCGGATGGGCGACCTGGGGCTGCTCGGGCTGCGGTATCCGCCCGAGTACGGTGGGCAGGGCGGCGACTGGGGGCACGCCATCGTGCTGGCCGAGGAGCTGGCCCGGGGCGGCTCCGGCGGCGTCGGCATGGCCATCGCCGTGCAGTCCGAGATGGCCACGCCGCCCATCCACCGCTACGGCACCGAGGAGCAGAGGAAGCGCTATCTGGTCCCCGCCATCCGGGGCGAGAAGATCGCCTGCCTGGGGATCACCGAGCCGAACGCCGGCTCTGACGTCGCCGCGATCGAGACCACCGCGGTCCGCGACGGCGACGGGTGGGTGATCAACGGCCGGAAGATGTTCATCACCAACGGGGTCCGGGCGGACTTCTGCCTGTTGGTGACCCGAACGGACAAGCCGGCCGGCTACGACGGGTTCTCGCTGTTCCTGGTGGACACCTCGACGCCCGGCTACGGCGTCTCCCGGAAGCTCGACAAGCTGGGGATGCGGTCCTCGGACACCGCGGAGCTGGTCCTGGACGACGTCCGCGTGCCCGGCGACGCGCTCGTGGGAACCGAGGGAAAGGGCTTCTACCAGATCATGTGGGAGCTCCAGGGGGAGCGGCTGATCGGCGTGGCGGGCTCGGTGGCCGGCGCGTGGCTGGCCATGCAGCGGACCCTCGAGTACGCCAAGGAACGGCGCGCGTTCGGGCACTCCATCTCCGAGTTCCAGGTCATCAAGCACCGCTTCGCGGAGATGGCCACCGAGCTGGAGGCGGCCCGCCAACTCACCTACGACACCGCGCTGGCCTGGGAGCGCGGCGAGTACCCGGTCAAGCAGATCTCCATGGCCAAGCTGTACTCGGGCGTGGTGGTGAACAGGGTGATGAACGAGTGCCTCCAGGTCCACGGGGGCTACGGGTACTCCGCGGACTCGTGGGTCCAGCGGGCCTGGCGGGACACCCGCCTGTTGCGGATCGGCGCGGGGACCGACGAGGTCATGCGCGAGGTCATCTCGAAGCTCATGGGGACGGCCGGTGGCATCCAGTTCGCCCCGTAG
- a CDS encoding acyl-CoA dehydrogenase family protein gives MASSSPRSRFHDIPRFGLFTDDHDQLRALVRDFVQRELRPFADEWERDGDFPVRQVVRQAGDLGLFGAKYEEAYGGTGPDLVADAVITEELARCGSGGVAAALGAHKDLGPYYVYRFGTEEQRQRWLVPAVAGRAIGALAVTEPGAGSDVGGIETRAARDGEDWVLTGRKTFITNGSIADFAVVAAKTDPEAGHRGITLFVVDRDAPGLSSSRLETVGWRTSHTGELALDGVRVPDSQRLGEVNRGFYAIMANFQWERLAMALAAVSGAERTLQLGIDYAADRQAFGRPVGRFQVWRHRFADLATEIEAARSLAYHALRTMAAGEDATMLVSMAKWYSAELGWKVADEALQVHGGYGYMMEFPVQRAWRDARLGPIGGGTTEVMKDVIARLLGA, from the coding sequence GTGGCATCCAGTTCGCCCCGTAGCCGTTTCCACGACATCCCGCGGTTCGGGCTCTTCACCGACGACCACGACCAGCTCCGCGCTTTGGTCCGGGACTTCGTCCAGCGGGAGCTTCGGCCGTTCGCGGACGAGTGGGAACGCGACGGCGACTTCCCGGTCCGGCAGGTCGTCCGGCAGGCCGGGGACCTCGGGCTGTTCGGCGCGAAGTACGAGGAGGCGTACGGCGGCACGGGGCCGGACCTGGTCGCCGACGCGGTGATCACCGAGGAGCTGGCCCGGTGCGGCTCGGGCGGAGTCGCCGCGGCGCTGGGCGCGCACAAGGACCTGGGGCCGTACTACGTGTACCGGTTCGGGACCGAGGAGCAGCGGCAGCGGTGGCTGGTCCCGGCCGTGGCCGGCCGGGCCATCGGCGCGCTGGCCGTGACAGAGCCCGGCGCCGGATCCGACGTCGGAGGCATCGAGACCCGGGCCGCCCGTGACGGCGAGGACTGGGTCCTGACGGGCCGGAAGACCTTCATCACGAACGGCTCGATCGCGGACTTCGCGGTGGTCGCGGCGAAGACGGACCCCGAAGCGGGCCACCGCGGCATCACGCTGTTCGTGGTGGACCGCGATGCGCCCGGGCTGTCGTCCAGCCGGCTGGAGACGGTGGGATGGCGCACCTCGCACACCGGCGAGCTGGCCCTGGACGGCGTTCGGGTCCCCGACTCCCAACGCCTCGGCGAGGTCAACCGCGGGTTCTACGCGATCATGGCCAACTTCCAGTGGGAGCGGCTGGCCATGGCTCTCGCGGCGGTGTCGGGCGCGGAGCGGACCCTCCAGCTGGGCATCGACTACGCGGCCGACCGCCAGGCGTTCGGCCGGCCCGTGGGGAGGTTCCAGGTGTGGCGCCACCGGTTCGCCGACCTGGCCACGGAGATCGAGGCCGCCCGTTCGCTGGCCTACCACGCGCTGCGGACCATGGCGGCCGGCGAGGACGCCACCATGCTGGTGTCGATGGCGAAGTGGTACTCGGCCGAGCTGGGCTGGAAGGTCGCCGACGAGGCCCTCCAGGTCCACGGCGGGTACGGCTACATGATGGAGTTCCCAGTGCAGCGGGCCTGGCGCGACGCGCGACTCGGCCCCATCGGCGGCGGCACGACGGAGGTCATGAAAGACGTCATCGCCCGCCTGCTGGGGGCGTGA
- a CDS encoding helix-turn-helix domain-containing protein, which yields MNAARILNMARRRAGLSQRELARRSGIPQPSISRIERGLGSPTVDTLERLLRACDMELEPVRTPREHDVDRTLIDERIEMTPDARLRRATLEWVRTEPFRRARSVG from the coding sequence GTGAACGCGGCCCGGATCCTGAACATGGCCCGGCGCCGGGCCGGGCTCTCCCAGCGCGAACTGGCCCGCCGCTCCGGCATCCCCCAGCCGTCCATCTCGCGAATCGAGCGAGGGCTTGGATCCCCCACGGTGGACACCCTGGAGCGGCTCCTCCGTGCGTGCGACATGGAACTGGAGCCCGTTCGGACGCCGCGAGAGCACGACGTCGATCGCACGCTCATCGACGAGCGGATCGAGATGACCCCCGACGCGCGCCTTCGTCGGGCCACCCTCGAGTGGGTGAGGACGGAACCCTTCCGCCGGGCGCGCTCCGTCGGATGA
- a CDS encoding cupin domain-containing protein, whose amino-acid sequence MSDHAIGDLAEVLDNLGVFGAHPADLAELCPTGFRRIAISTGPDYYISLQAFAPNQVAYAHSHPDSEEWVVILGGAGEAKFGPTPVPLATGVVVGRGATHPHGFLSGDEPMYLLSIQLPRPAEGMTTWDEPGTTTDPVACGSGGRCRRCSRCGGHSAPGPTGAWRCENCNFSFP is encoded by the coding sequence GTGAGCGACCACGCGATCGGGGACCTCGCGGAGGTCCTGGACAACCTGGGGGTGTTCGGCGCCCATCCGGCGGACCTGGCCGAGCTGTGCCCGACCGGGTTCCGGCGCATCGCCATCTCCACCGGGCCCGACTATTACATCTCGCTCCAGGCGTTCGCCCCGAACCAAGTCGCGTATGCGCATTCGCACCCGGACTCCGAGGAGTGGGTGGTGATCCTGGGGGGCGCGGGGGAGGCGAAGTTCGGGCCCACGCCCGTCCCCCTCGCCACCGGCGTCGTGGTCGGCCGGGGCGCGACCCACCCCCACGGGTTCCTGTCCGGCGACGAGCCCATGTACCTGCTGTCGATCCAGCTCCCCCGCCCCGCCGAAGGCATGACCACGTGGGACGAGCCGGGAACCACGACCGACCCCGTGGCCTGCGGCAGCGGCGGACGCTGTCGCCGGTGCTCCCGGTGCGGGGGCCACAGCGCCCCCGGCCCCACCGGGGCCTGGCGCTGCGAGAACTGCAACTTCTCGTTTCCATAG
- a CDS encoding GNAT family N-acetyltransferase, whose translation MSDEPRPWRIREATRDDLPFMAEMALPFDPPANPRAVVDWGRPGDFALVAEVGGRPVGAAWYREEPDYMHGPIRPQNREVFMGIVEAERGRGLANHLMERLIEHARQGPPRLDALVAIISPKNPDYGRAVALCRRFQFEEPPSDNGRWLLLLV comes from the coding sequence ATGAGCGATGAGCCGCGGCCCTGGCGGATCAGAGAGGCCACCCGCGACGACCTTCCGTTCATGGCCGAAATGGCCCTGCCCTTTGACCCGCCGGCGAACCCCCGGGCCGTTGTCGATTGGGGCCGACCCGGAGACTTCGCGCTCGTGGCCGAGGTGGGCGGTCGCCCGGTCGGGGCGGCCTGGTATCGCGAAGAGCCCGACTACATGCACGGTCCCATCCGGCCTCAGAACCGCGAGGTCTTCATGGGGATAGTCGAAGCGGAGCGTGGGCGAGGTCTTGCCAACCACCTTATGGAACGCCTGATAGAACACGCCAGGCAGGGACCCCCGAGACTGGACGCGCTCGTAGCGATCATCAGCCCCAAGAACCCTGACTATGGCCGCGCCGTCGCCCTGTGTCGGCGATTCCAGTTTGAGGAGCCTCCGTCAGACAACGGGCGCTGGCTACTCTTGCTTGTCTGA
- a CDS encoding phage major capsid protein produces MNTDALTRDLRAARARAQEAWSEFAGARDAAGIEGKTADPATARHIERLHQGYEDAAEGLKAAEKRFQAGSFPSSGPTEPPPETGFPGGAGSWRTMGAPPLALSESAVRDLHKAAMAGRIETKVIDSTADPMATVAEYRLSPFPYLREQTRVLDYIKVQATQSPSVIYFRALAAASAAATVAEGADKPESSPTWESVTAPIRKVAHIARATYETVQDFDAFTSVLGQELLAGLIQAENDQLLNGNGTAPNLTGLLATTGILTRARGTEAQIETLFSATSDLRTGAAYTEPDVIILNPANWSTVRLTKDSTGRYLAGDPLDPAPSRLWSAPVVLTTQMPAGTGIVANLKLAATAYVRESPRVDTNPNGGLAEWKANIVLFRAEERLALAVERPKAIVKVTGL; encoded by the coding sequence GTGAACACCGATGCACTCACAAGAGACCTGAGAGCGGCCCGCGCCCGCGCCCAGGAGGCATGGAGCGAGTTCGCCGGCGCCCGCGACGCGGCAGGCATCGAGGGCAAGACAGCCGACCCCGCCACGGCGCGGCACATCGAGCGCCTGCACCAGGGGTACGAGGACGCCGCCGAGGGCCTGAAGGCTGCAGAGAAGCGCTTCCAGGCCGGCTCCTTTCCGAGCTCCGGGCCGACCGAGCCGCCCCCGGAGACGGGCTTCCCCGGGGGGGCCGGGTCGTGGCGCACGATGGGAGCCCCGCCGCTGGCGCTCTCGGAGTCGGCGGTCCGGGATCTCCACAAGGCCGCCATGGCCGGGCGGATCGAGACGAAGGTCATCGACTCGACCGCCGACCCGATGGCCACGGTCGCGGAGTACCGGCTGTCGCCGTTCCCGTACCTCCGGGAGCAGACCCGGGTCCTCGACTACATCAAGGTCCAGGCGACCCAGAGCCCGAGCGTCATCTACTTCCGGGCGCTCGCCGCCGCCTCCGCCGCCGCGACGGTGGCCGAAGGCGCCGACAAGCCGGAGTCATCCCCGACCTGGGAGTCGGTGACGGCCCCGATTCGCAAGGTCGCCCATATTGCCCGCGCCACCTACGAGACGGTGCAGGACTTCGACGCGTTCACCTCGGTGCTCGGCCAGGAGCTCCTGGCGGGGCTGATCCAGGCCGAGAACGACCAGCTGCTCAACGGCAACGGCACCGCCCCCAACCTCACGGGCCTGCTCGCCACGACCGGCATCCTGACCCGGGCCCGGGGGACCGAGGCGCAGATCGAGACCCTGTTCTCCGCGACCTCCGACCTGCGCACGGGCGCCGCGTACACCGAGCCCGACGTCATCATCCTGAACCCGGCGAACTGGTCCACCGTCCGGCTGACCAAGGACTCCACCGGCCGCTACCTGGCCGGCGATCCCCTGGACCCCGCGCCGTCTCGCCTGTGGTCCGCCCCCGTGGTCCTCACCACCCAGATGCCCGCCGGCACGGGCATCGTGGCGAACCTGAAGCTCGCCGCCACGGCCTACGTCCGGGAGTCTCCCCGGGTGGACACCAACCCGAACGGGGGTCTCGCCGAGTGGAAGGCCAACATCGTGCTGTTCCGGGCCGAGGAGCGCCTGGCCCTCGCGGTGGAGCGGCCCAAGGCCATCGTGAAGGTGACCGGGCTGTGA
- a CDS encoding ribbon-helix-helix protein, CopG family, whose protein sequence is MYVRRVVVMEDPEVVKRLEALSRTYGRSLSAEVRAAVRYWLAEYEA, encoded by the coding sequence ATGTACGTGCGGCGGGTGGTGGTCATGGAGGACCCCGAGGTCGTGAAGCGGCTTGAGGCGCTGTCCCGAACCTACGGCCGCTCGCTCTCGGCCGAGGTCCGGGCGGCCGTGCGGTACTGGCTCGCGGAGTACGAGGCATGA